One stretch of Glycine soja cultivar W05 chromosome 7, ASM419377v2, whole genome shotgun sequence DNA includes these proteins:
- the LOC114418865 gene encoding protein DETOXIFICATION 51-like codes for MCESKSEQRHDDKEKQTEELGGVLTRRSTIMWDVIGEAKSLWELAFPTALTGLIFYARSMVSMLFLGHLGDTELAAGSLAIAFANITGYSVLSGLSLGMEPLCSQAFGAKRPKLLSLTLQRCVIFLLFSSIPISLLWLNMSKVFILLHQHTHITQMAQTYLVFLLPDLVTNSFLHPIRVYLRAQNITHPVTLASLAGTLLHVPFNLLLVQRGLPGVAAASAASSFSILSLLVLYVWISGVHLATWTAPSRECFGGWEPLLRLAAPSCVSVCLEWWWYEIMILLCGVLVDPTASVAAMGILIQTTSLIYVFPSSLGFAVSTRVGNQLGANRGPRARMSAVVAVFFAAVMGFSAVVFATAMRRRWGRMFTGDEGILRLTAAALPILGLCELGNCPQTVGCGVVRGTARPNVAANVNLGAFYLVGMPVAVGLAFWLEVGFCGLWLGLLSAQVCCAGLMLYMIGTTDWEYQACRAQLLTALDQGSDGHKQPLLAAVDNNNS; via the coding sequence ATGTGCGAATCAAAATCAGAGCAGAGGCATGATGATAAGGAAAAGCAGACCGAAGAATTAGGTGGTGTGTTAACAAGACGTTCGACAATAATGTGGGATGTGATAGGAGAAGCGAAATCCCTGTGGGAGTTGGCATTCCCGACAGCACTCACTGGTCTCATTTTCTACGCGCGTTCCATGGTCTCCATGCTGTTCCTCGGCCACCTAGGAGACACCGAACTGGCCGCAGGTTCCTTAGCCATCGCCTTCGCCAACATCACCGGTTACTCCGTTCTCTCTGGTCTCTCCTTAGGAATGGAACCTCTTTGTTCCCAAGCCTTCGGAGCTAAGCGTCCTAAACTCCTCTCTCTCACCCTCCAACGCTGCGTCATCTTCTTATTATTCTCTTCAATCCCCATTTCGCTCTTGTGGCTTAACATGTCTAAAGTCTTTATCCTACTCcaccaacacacacacatcacCCAAATGGCACAAACCTATTTAGTTTTCCTTCTCCCCGACCTCGTCACCAACTCCTTCCTCCACCCAATCAGAGTCTACCTTCGCGCCCAGAACATCACCCACCCGGTAACGTTAGCGTCCCTCGCCGGCACTCTCCTCCACGTTCCATTCAACTTGCTCCTCGTCCAGCGCGGCCTGCCCGGCGTCGCCGCCGCCTCCGCCGCCTCCAGTTTTTCCATTCTAAGTCTGCTGGTCCTCTACGTGTGGATAAGTGGGGTCCACCTGGCCACGTGGACCGCGCCGAGCCGGGAGTGTTTCGGCGGCTGGGAGCCGCTGCTTAGGCTTGCGGCGCCGAGCTGCGTCTCGGTTTGTTTGGAATGGTGGTGGTATGAGattatgattttgttgtgtggGGTTTTGGTGGACCCCACTGCCAGCGTGGCGGCTATGGGGATTTTAATCCAGACGACGTCGTTGATCTATGTCTTCCCCTCGTCTCTGGGATTTGCGGTTTCCACGCGCGTGGGGAACCAGCTTGGCGCGAACAGGGGTCCACGCGCCAGGATGTCGGCGGTGGTAGCGGTGTTCTTCGCCGCAGTGATGGGCTTCTCCGCGGTGGTTTTTGCGACGGCGATGCGGAGGAGGTGGGGGAGGATGTTCACCGGGGACGAGGGGATTCTGCGGCTGACGGCAGCGGCGCTGCCGATTCTGGGGTTGTGCGAGCTCGGAAACTGCCCGCAGACGGTGGGATGCGGGGTGGTGAGGGGGACGGCGCGGCCGAACGTGGCGGCGAACGTGAACCTGGGAGCGTTTTATCTGGTGGGGATGCCGGTGGCGGTTGGGCTTGCGTTCTGGCTCGAGGTTGGGTTCTGTGGGCTCTGGCTGGGCCTGTTGTCGGCCCAGGTTTGTTGCGCGGGCCTAATGTTGTATATGATTGGGACCACCGATTGGGAGTACCAGGCCTGCCGGGCCCAGTTACTCACGGCCCTTGATCAAGGATCCGACGGCCACAAACAACCGTTGCTTGCCGCTGTGGACAACAACAactcttga